The Artemia franciscana chromosome 11, ASM3288406v1, whole genome shotgun sequence genome has a segment encoding these proteins:
- the LOC136033103 gene encoding far upstream element-binding protein 1-like isoform X2, with product MRVKTERPPQTHLIMGDVWDNSSWSGNTRTFSSSKGRGMQRGFQNRENQSSNDGENIEVASSMVARIIGRGGSKIKELEESSGCRIKILKDQSSGETVVISLSGGDISEAKRLIEEVTNSTGHQRERFGQKQASGFSIESNGSNWGEPSPCWDGQNSGSNHFKNSYRQRRSPTGSSGSSEKIRIDASLVARVIGRGGAKIRELQDKSGCRIQILKEESDEQDSVISISGRNIEEAKRLIMEIVEPFDAQKNIQNLNIADSLESSEKMKIDPSFVARIIGRGGAKIRELQDRSGCRIQILKEESDERESVISISGSNIEEAKRLIMEIVEPFDVEKRNSALEKFNIGTK from the exons GGCCTCCTCAAACTCATTTAATCATGGGTGATGTGTGGGATAATAGTTCATGGTCTGGCAATACACGGACATTTTCATCTTCAAAAGGACGAGGAATGCAAAGAGGCTTCCAAAACCGTGAGAACCAAA GTAGCAATGATGGAGAAAATATTGAAGTAGCATCCAGCATGGTCGCGCGAATAATTGGGCGTGGTGGCTCAAAAATTAAAGAGTTGGAAGAAAGCTCCGGATGTCGaatcaagattttaaaagaCCAAAGCTCTGGGGAAACGGTGGTCATAAGTTTATCAGGCGGTGATATCTCTGAAGCAAAAAGGCTCATCGAAGAAGTTACCAACTCAACTGGCCACCAGAGGGAACGGTTTGGCCAGAAACAAGCCAGTGGGTTTTCTATTGAATCTAATGGTAGTAATTGGGGTGAACCGAGTCCTTGTTGGGATGGTCAAAACTCTGGTTCAAATCATTTCAAGAATTCTTATCGCCAAAGACGATCTCCTACG GGTTCCTCGGGGTCAAGTGAAAAAATTAGAATCGACGCGAGCCTTGTTGCCAGAGTTATTGGAAGAGGTGGCGCCAAGATTCGTGAGCTTCAGGATAAATCGGGCTGTCGAATCCAAATTCTCAAAGAAGAAAGTGATGAACAGGATTCGGTAATCTCAATATCGGGTCGCAATATTGAAGAAGCCAAGCGATTAATTATGGAGATTGTAGAGCCTTTTGATGCgcagaaaaatattcaaaatttaaatattgcg GATTCTTTGGAGTCaagtgaaaaaatgaaaatcgaCCCGAGCTTTGTTGCCAGAATTATTGGAAGAGGTGGCGCCAAGATTCGTGAGCTTCAGGATAGATCGGGCTGCCGAATCCAAATTCTAAAAGAAGAAAGTGATGAACGTGAGTCGGTAATTTCAATATCCGGTAGCAATATTGAAGAAGCTAAGCGATTAATTATGGAGATTGTAGAGCCTTTTGACGTAGAGAAGAGAAATTCAGCTTTAGAGAAATTCAATATTGGTACcaagtaa
- the LOC136033103 gene encoding far upstream element-binding protein 2-like isoform X4: MITKYLPSFITPKNCSRPPQTHLIMGDVWDNSSWSGNTRTFSSSKGRGMQRGFQNRENQSSNDGENIEVASSMVARIIGRGGSKIKELEESSGCRIKILKDQSSGETVVISLSGGDISEAKRLIEEVTNSTGHQRERFGQKQASGFSIESNGSNWGEPSPCWDGQNSGSNHFKNSYRQRRSPTGSSGSSEKIRIDASLVARVIGRGGAKIRELQDKSGCRIQILKEESDEQDSVISISGRNIEEAKRLIMEIVEPFDAQKNIQNLNIADSLESSEKMKIDPSFVARIIGRGGAKIRELQDRSGCRIQILKEESDERFLGVK, encoded by the exons GGCCTCCTCAAACTCATTTAATCATGGGTGATGTGTGGGATAATAGTTCATGGTCTGGCAATACACGGACATTTTCATCTTCAAAAGGACGAGGAATGCAAAGAGGCTTCCAAAACCGTGAGAACCAAA GTAGCAATGATGGAGAAAATATTGAAGTAGCATCCAGCATGGTCGCGCGAATAATTGGGCGTGGTGGCTCAAAAATTAAAGAGTTGGAAGAAAGCTCCGGATGTCGaatcaagattttaaaagaCCAAAGCTCTGGGGAAACGGTGGTCATAAGTTTATCAGGCGGTGATATCTCTGAAGCAAAAAGGCTCATCGAAGAAGTTACCAACTCAACTGGCCACCAGAGGGAACGGTTTGGCCAGAAACAAGCCAGTGGGTTTTCTATTGAATCTAATGGTAGTAATTGGGGTGAACCGAGTCCTTGTTGGGATGGTCAAAACTCTGGTTCAAATCATTTCAAGAATTCTTATCGCCAAAGACGATCTCCTACG GGTTCCTCGGGGTCAAGTGAAAAAATTAGAATCGACGCGAGCCTTGTTGCCAGAGTTATTGGAAGAGGTGGCGCCAAGATTCGTGAGCTTCAGGATAAATCGGGCTGTCGAATCCAAATTCTCAAAGAAGAAAGTGATGAACAGGATTCGGTAATCTCAATATCGGGTCGCAATATTGAAGAAGCCAAGCGATTAATTATGGAGATTGTAGAGCCTTTTGATGCgcagaaaaatattcaaaatttaaatattgcg GATTCTTTGGAGTCaagtgaaaaaatgaaaatcgaCCCGAGCTTTGTTGCCAGAATTATTGGAAGAGGTGGCGCCAAGATTCGTGAGCTTCAGGATAGATCGGGCTGCCGAATCCAAATTCTAAAAGAAGAAAGTGATGAAC
- the LOC136033103 gene encoding far upstream element-binding protein 1-like isoform X1 produces MITKYLPSFITPKNCSRPPQTHLIMGDVWDNSSWSGNTRTFSSSKGRGMQRGFQNRENQSSNDGENIEVASSMVARIIGRGGSKIKELEESSGCRIKILKDQSSGETVVISLSGGDISEAKRLIEEVTNSTGHQRERFGQKQASGFSIESNGSNWGEPSPCWDGQNSGSNHFKNSYRQRRSPTGSSGSSEKIRIDASLVARVIGRGGAKIRELQDKSGCRIQILKEESDEQDSVISISGRNIEEAKRLIMEIVEPFDAQKNIQNLNIADSLESSEKMKIDPSFVARIIGRGGAKIRELQDRSGCRIQILKEESDERESVISISGSNIEEAKRLIMEIVEPFDVEKRNSALEKFNIGTK; encoded by the exons GGCCTCCTCAAACTCATTTAATCATGGGTGATGTGTGGGATAATAGTTCATGGTCTGGCAATACACGGACATTTTCATCTTCAAAAGGACGAGGAATGCAAAGAGGCTTCCAAAACCGTGAGAACCAAA GTAGCAATGATGGAGAAAATATTGAAGTAGCATCCAGCATGGTCGCGCGAATAATTGGGCGTGGTGGCTCAAAAATTAAAGAGTTGGAAGAAAGCTCCGGATGTCGaatcaagattttaaaagaCCAAAGCTCTGGGGAAACGGTGGTCATAAGTTTATCAGGCGGTGATATCTCTGAAGCAAAAAGGCTCATCGAAGAAGTTACCAACTCAACTGGCCACCAGAGGGAACGGTTTGGCCAGAAACAAGCCAGTGGGTTTTCTATTGAATCTAATGGTAGTAATTGGGGTGAACCGAGTCCTTGTTGGGATGGTCAAAACTCTGGTTCAAATCATTTCAAGAATTCTTATCGCCAAAGACGATCTCCTACG GGTTCCTCGGGGTCAAGTGAAAAAATTAGAATCGACGCGAGCCTTGTTGCCAGAGTTATTGGAAGAGGTGGCGCCAAGATTCGTGAGCTTCAGGATAAATCGGGCTGTCGAATCCAAATTCTCAAAGAAGAAAGTGATGAACAGGATTCGGTAATCTCAATATCGGGTCGCAATATTGAAGAAGCCAAGCGATTAATTATGGAGATTGTAGAGCCTTTTGATGCgcagaaaaatattcaaaatttaaatattgcg GATTCTTTGGAGTCaagtgaaaaaatgaaaatcgaCCCGAGCTTTGTTGCCAGAATTATTGGAAGAGGTGGCGCCAAGATTCGTGAGCTTCAGGATAGATCGGGCTGCCGAATCCAAATTCTAAAAGAAGAAAGTGATGAACGTGAGTCGGTAATTTCAATATCCGGTAGCAATATTGAAGAAGCTAAGCGATTAATTATGGAGATTGTAGAGCCTTTTGACGTAGAGAAGAGAAATTCAGCTTTAGAGAAATTCAATATTGGTACcaagtaa
- the LOC136033103 gene encoding far upstream element-binding protein 1-like isoform X3: protein MGDVWDNSSWSGNTRTFSSSKGRGMQRGFQNRENQSSNDGENIEVASSMVARIIGRGGSKIKELEESSGCRIKILKDQSSGETVVISLSGGDISEAKRLIEEVTNSTGHQRERFGQKQASGFSIESNGSNWGEPSPCWDGQNSGSNHFKNSYRQRRSPTGSSGSSEKIRIDASLVARVIGRGGAKIRELQDKSGCRIQILKEESDEQDSVISISGRNIEEAKRLIMEIVEPFDAQKNIQNLNIADSLESSEKMKIDPSFVARIIGRGGAKIRELQDRSGCRIQILKEESDERESVISISGSNIEEAKRLIMEIVEPFDVEKRNSALEKFNIGTK from the exons ATGGGTGATGTGTGGGATAATAGTTCATGGTCTGGCAATACACGGACATTTTCATCTTCAAAAGGACGAGGAATGCAAAGAGGCTTCCAAAACCGTGAGAACCAAA GTAGCAATGATGGAGAAAATATTGAAGTAGCATCCAGCATGGTCGCGCGAATAATTGGGCGTGGTGGCTCAAAAATTAAAGAGTTGGAAGAAAGCTCCGGATGTCGaatcaagattttaaaagaCCAAAGCTCTGGGGAAACGGTGGTCATAAGTTTATCAGGCGGTGATATCTCTGAAGCAAAAAGGCTCATCGAAGAAGTTACCAACTCAACTGGCCACCAGAGGGAACGGTTTGGCCAGAAACAAGCCAGTGGGTTTTCTATTGAATCTAATGGTAGTAATTGGGGTGAACCGAGTCCTTGTTGGGATGGTCAAAACTCTGGTTCAAATCATTTCAAGAATTCTTATCGCCAAAGACGATCTCCTACG GGTTCCTCGGGGTCAAGTGAAAAAATTAGAATCGACGCGAGCCTTGTTGCCAGAGTTATTGGAAGAGGTGGCGCCAAGATTCGTGAGCTTCAGGATAAATCGGGCTGTCGAATCCAAATTCTCAAAGAAGAAAGTGATGAACAGGATTCGGTAATCTCAATATCGGGTCGCAATATTGAAGAAGCCAAGCGATTAATTATGGAGATTGTAGAGCCTTTTGATGCgcagaaaaatattcaaaatttaaatattgcg GATTCTTTGGAGTCaagtgaaaaaatgaaaatcgaCCCGAGCTTTGTTGCCAGAATTATTGGAAGAGGTGGCGCCAAGATTCGTGAGCTTCAGGATAGATCGGGCTGCCGAATCCAAATTCTAAAAGAAGAAAGTGATGAACGTGAGTCGGTAATTTCAATATCCGGTAGCAATATTGAAGAAGCTAAGCGATTAATTATGGAGATTGTAGAGCCTTTTGACGTAGAGAAGAGAAATTCAGCTTTAGAGAAATTCAATATTGGTACcaagtaa